A window of the Candidatus Thorarchaeota archaeon genome harbors these coding sequences:
- a CDS encoding phosphoadenosine phosphosulfate reductase family protein, producing MPKTQRNRRKFRRDHAPYLAKIRLFWCDSCNVPRISSGPCSVCGTAARSVAISPPGDPFPAMEGHIQAAVEAIDKQFGSGVGRSLLPSDKTIVMNKIPSLDAMYEIVVDGYIVGRLRFDVPRMQYTFLLSLEGARRLGTVSKQKWVSCHDEVLRFLKDGASLLVPGIAGCDMDIELGDEVWVTNSLGQVVAVGIARMTGREIAKASRGLAVKIREFSEPAGERTNEKAASWDDAVLANGKDLSSIETRALGFIRSVIQQRALPVVVGFSGGKDSLVTYLLVEKAIGRSPPMFFMNTGLELPETVEYVEAFAARHGADLITRNMGDHFWAAVSSFGPPARDFRWCCKVLKLGPAATSIVETLGGETLAFMGQRKLESFQRSIEPKVSMNTWVPGQISANAIQDWNALEVWLFIFQSGEPFNPLYSKGYHRMGCYLCPASPISELRSIEKSHPQLYTRWMSLLEQWARDHGLPKEWAEFGFWRWKTLPKGQIELMTDLGLEMAVTRVSPAQALELNIAKGVSPCKASGFSIEGQFSSGIDLSRVGRLLPIFGPVRESEELGAIRVKAGMNSVLLFSSGSLVVRGPDAESVERITPQLERAVRRAVFCQACGSCVPKCKNEALSIDEGRISVDPDRCTNCLECDSWPCPTYLS from the coding sequence CTGCCCAAGACACAGCGTAACAGGCGAAAGTTCAGACGTGACCATGCTCCATATCTGGCAAAGATTCGCCTTTTTTGGTGCGACTCGTGCAATGTGCCACGTATATCAAGCGGACCCTGCTCGGTCTGCGGCACGGCTGCAAGGTCTGTTGCAATCTCTCCCCCTGGCGACCCCTTTCCTGCCATGGAGGGGCACATTCAAGCCGCAGTAGAAGCCATCGATAAGCAGTTCGGGTCAGGAGTAGGAAGGTCTCTGCTTCCCTCTGACAAGACGATTGTGATGAACAAGATACCCTCACTTGATGCAATGTACGAGATTGTAGTAGATGGCTATATCGTGGGCAGGCTCAGGTTTGACGTTCCAAGAATGCAGTACACGTTTCTTCTCTCCCTTGAGGGTGCGCGTCGTCTTGGCACAGTCAGCAAGCAGAAGTGGGTTTCTTGTCACGATGAGGTCCTCCGATTCCTGAAGGATGGTGCGAGTCTTCTTGTACCGGGGATAGCGGGGTGCGACATGGACATAGAGCTGGGAGATGAGGTCTGGGTCACCAACTCTCTGGGTCAAGTCGTTGCAGTTGGGATTGCCAGAATGACCGGAAGGGAGATTGCCAAGGCATCACGAGGGCTTGCAGTCAAGATACGTGAGTTCTCCGAGCCAGCAGGCGAACGCACAAACGAGAAGGCCGCCTCTTGGGATGACGCTGTGTTGGCAAATGGCAAGGACTTGAGTTCAATCGAAACTCGTGCTCTAGGTTTCATCAGGTCGGTAATCCAACAGAGAGCGTTACCAGTCGTTGTCGGTTTCAGCGGGGGTAAAGACTCTCTTGTTACCTACCTCCTCGTTGAGAAGGCCATTGGGAGAAGCCCTCCCATGTTCTTCATGAACACGGGTCTAGAGCTCCCGGAGACCGTCGAGTATGTTGAGGCATTCGCGGCAAGACATGGTGCAGACCTCATAACACGCAACATGGGCGATCACTTCTGGGCGGCGGTTTCGAGCTTCGGTCCTCCAGCTCGTGACTTTCGGTGGTGCTGCAAAGTGCTCAAACTCGGACCGGCTGCCACATCAATTGTTGAGACTCTAGGCGGCGAGACTCTCGCATTCATGGGCCAGCGCAAGCTGGAGTCCTTCCAGAGGTCGATTGAGCCGAAGGTCTCCATGAACACATGGGTTCCAGGGCAGATATCTGCGAATGCTATACAGGACTGGAATGCTCTCGAGGTCTGGCTCTTCATCTTTCAGAGTGGGGAGCCGTTCAACCCACTTTACAGTAAAGGATACCATAGAATGGGCTGTTATCTGTGTCCCGCCTCTCCGATATCGGAGTTGCGTAGCATTGAGAAGTCCCATCCCCAGTTGTACACCCGATGGATGAGCCTTCTTGAGCAATGGGCAAGAGACCACGGTCTACCGAAAGAGTGGGCCGAGTTTGGTTTCTGGCGTTGGAAGACTCTCCCGAAAGGACAGATTGAACTCATGACGGACTTGGGACTTGAGATGGCTGTCACAAGGGTCTCTCCAGCGCAAGCACTTGAACTCAATATAGCAAAGGGAGTGTCGCCCTGCAAGGCATCAGGATTCAGCATCGAGGGCCAGTTCTCTTCAGGCATCGATCTGAGTCGTGTGGGCAGGCTGTTGCCGATATTCGGGCCTGTGAGAGAATCCGAGGAGCTGGGGGCCATAAGAGTGAAGGCCGGAATGAACAGCGTACTGCTCTTCAGTTCTGGATCGCTTGTTGTACGCGGACCTGACGCGGAGTCGGTCGAGCGTATCACTCCGCAGCTAGAGCGGGCAGTGCGGCGTGCTGTCTTCTGCCAAGCGTGTGGCTCGTGTGTGCCCAAGTGTAAGAACGAGGCTCTCTCAATTGATGAAGGAAGAATATCAGTGGATCCCGACCGGTGCACGAATTGTCTGGAGTGCGATAGTTGGCCCTGTCCAACGTATCTGTCCTGA
- a CDS encoding aldehyde ferredoxin oxidoreductase family protein: MAQLTESVSHYYSETRLLRVSLSDQRTKSEVIDPTLTQRFLGGRGLGVKLLYDCLPPKTHSLSPENMLVFAVGPVTATTAPTSGRLAVVTKSPLTGTIFDSNVGGHVGAQLRRAGYCAVVITGAADTPVYLWIDNDNVEIRDATPLWGLDTALTTDRVLQQTDSQAQVLCIGPGGENTVSLAAIITDKHRAAGRGGVGAVMGSKKLKAVVVRGSGRPEVTDSRKFDSAVKRARLLLKKNPITDKSLPVYGTSVLVNVINELGMLPTHNFREGTFNDAEGISGEKLLERFFVKPYHCYGCPIGCGRIIRVDGPEEAGPEYESIWSLGPQCGISDLKWITIANRRCNLLGVDTISVGSTIGCAMELVERGLLNASLRFGSTDGLLELIDDMAHNRGLGAQLARGSRLLAAGLGAPETAMHVKGLEIPAYDPRGVQGHALGYATSNRGGCHLRSYMIGPEVLGSPVLVDRDRTEGKPEMVILYQNLSAAMDSMIVCRFSSFAWTVDDYAELVSSALGIPLSGNELLAVGERIWNLERLFNLREGLSSADDRLPFRFDTALRQGNSRNRVARVSEMLPHYYSLRGWDEQGVPTPEKLSQIGLAA; the protein is encoded by the coding sequence ATGGCCCAGTTGACAGAATCTGTTTCACATTACTACTCAGAAACCAGGCTTCTCAGAGTGTCACTGAGTGACCAGAGGACCAAGAGTGAAGTCATTGACCCCACTCTGACTCAGAGATTCCTTGGAGGACGGGGACTCGGAGTGAAGCTGCTATACGACTGTCTTCCTCCCAAGACTCACTCACTATCTCCGGAGAATATGCTGGTCTTTGCTGTGGGTCCAGTGACAGCAACAACAGCACCCACCTCGGGCAGACTTGCTGTGGTGACGAAATCTCCTCTGACGGGAACAATCTTCGACTCAAATGTGGGCGGACACGTCGGTGCGCAGCTGAGGCGGGCGGGTTATTGCGCAGTCGTCATCACAGGTGCGGCAGACACCCCTGTGTATCTCTGGATTGATAATGACAACGTCGAGATCAGAGACGCTACTCCTCTGTGGGGCCTCGACACGGCTCTCACCACAGACCGTGTCCTGCAGCAGACCGACAGTCAGGCCCAAGTGTTATGTATTGGACCGGGCGGCGAGAACACTGTAAGTCTTGCAGCAATAATCACCGACAAGCACAGAGCGGCGGGTCGGGGCGGTGTGGGCGCAGTCATGGGTTCCAAGAAACTGAAGGCGGTGGTGGTCCGGGGTTCGGGTCGTCCGGAGGTCACTGACTCCCGGAAATTTGACTCTGCCGTAAAGCGGGCGAGACTTCTCCTGAAGAAGAACCCCATCACTGACAAGTCTCTTCCGGTCTACGGTACAAGTGTACTGGTCAATGTGATAAACGAGCTTGGAATGCTTCCCACTCACAACTTCCGAGAGGGGACCTTTAATGATGCCGAGGGGATTTCTGGTGAGAAGCTCTTGGAGCGCTTCTTCGTCAAGCCCTATCACTGCTATGGTTGCCCCATCGGGTGCGGCCGTATCATTCGCGTGGACGGCCCCGAGGAGGCTGGACCTGAGTACGAGTCCATCTGGTCGCTGGGTCCCCAGTGTGGAATAAGCGACCTGAAGTGGATTACGATTGCCAACCGTCGCTGCAATCTGTTGGGGGTTGACACAATCTCGGTAGGAAGCACGATTGGCTGTGCCATGGAGTTGGTTGAGAGGGGGCTGCTCAATGCATCTCTCAGATTTGGAAGCACAGATGGGTTGCTTGAACTGATTGATGACATGGCTCATAACCGAGGCCTGGGTGCTCAGCTTGCACGGGGGTCTCGTCTGCTAGCGGCAGGATTGGGCGCACCTGAGACTGCGATGCATGTCAAGGGACTGGAGATTCCCGCCTACGACCCTCGCGGTGTTCAGGGACATGCGCTAGGGTATGCGACATCGAACCGTGGCGGCTGCCATCTGCGCTCATACATGATTGGTCCCGAGGTATTGGGATCTCCGGTCCTTGTGGACCGAGACAGGACTGAAGGCAAGCCCGAGATGGTGATTCTATATCAGAACCTCTCTGCTGCGATGGACTCTATGATTGTCTGCAGATTCTCCAGCTTCGCTTGGACAGTGGATGACTATGCTGAACTTGTGTCCTCAGCTCTGGGCATACCCCTGAGCGGAAACGAACTGCTCGCAGTGGGTGAACGCATCTGGAACTTGGAGCGGCTGTTCAATCTACGAGAGGGTCTCAGTTCGGCGGATGACCGGCTACCATTTCGTTTTGATACTGCCCTAAGACAAGGCAATTCTAGGAATAGAGTCGCTAGAGTTAGCGAGATGCTTCCACACTACTACTCCCTCCGGGGATGGGATGAGCAAGGGGTGCCGACGCCGGAGAAACTGAGTCAGATAGGTCTTGCTGCATAG
- the deoC gene encoding deoxyribose-phosphate aldolase: protein MTMQELAAMIDHTVLKPETTRSKVQQLCEEALSYHFAAVCINPIHVEQAALLLKDSDVKVCCVVGFPLGATLPEVKALEAREVVRRGASEVDMVMNIGALRDNDEALVRRDIEGVVSASEGAHVKVILETGFLTDDQKRQACLICKDAGASFVKTSTGFGPMGATPHDVQLMREVVGSSMGVKAAGGIKTFKDALRLIEAGADRLGSSSGVAIVEDYRWAQYSDTWTLPDKPCWTCPSRQANLATLPKEVYLYYKQQCLTCPHRDLNVFND, encoded by the coding sequence ATCACTATGCAAGAACTTGCTGCAATGATTGATCATACTGTGCTGAAGCCAGAAACCACGCGCAGCAAAGTGCAACAGCTCTGTGAAGAAGCACTCTCGTATCACTTCGCAGCTGTCTGCATCAACCCGATTCATGTCGAACAGGCTGCGCTACTGCTCAAGGACTCCGATGTGAAAGTCTGTTGTGTTGTGGGTTTTCCACTTGGCGCGACCCTCCCTGAAGTGAAAGCTCTGGAGGCAAGAGAGGTCGTTCGCAGAGGTGCATCAGAGGTCGATATGGTGATGAACATTGGTGCGCTCAGAGACAATGACGAGGCCCTAGTACGCCGTGATATCGAGGGAGTCGTCAGCGCATCGGAGGGAGCTCATGTGAAGGTGATTCTTGAGACAGGCTTCCTCACCGACGACCAGAAGCGACAGGCCTGTCTAATCTGCAAAGATGCAGGGGCTTCTTTCGTCAAGACCTCGACGGGCTTCGGTCCGATGGGCGCTACACCGCATGATGTGCAGCTCATGCGTGAAGTGGTCGGCTCTTCAATGGGCGTCAAGGCTGCTGGAGGCATCAAGACATTCAAGGACGCTCTCAGACTCATTGAGGCTGGCGCAGACCGCCTTGGGTCAAGCTCGGGGGTGGCGATTGTAGAAGACTATCGTTGGGCGCAGTACAGTGATACTTGGACACTACCAGACAAGCCGTGTTGGACCTGTCCCTCCCGTCAGGCCAATCTCGCCACCCTGCCGAAAGAGGTCTATCTGTACTACAAACAGCAGTGTCTTACCTGTCCCCATAGGGACTTGAACGTCTTCAATGACTAG
- a CDS encoding DEAD/DEAH box helicase, with protein MSREVQFVQMPLIREQTLEERTYQTALAEIASKESTMIVLSTGLGKTVIAALVAAKQLAKCPSSKVLFLAPSRPLVDQQARFLRRALELDEDRIVSLTGQDSPEHRKDSWASARVAVMTPQALQNDLIQRNYDLGEVSLIVYDEAHRGVGNYAYTFIAEMYEKQRDQRLSLGITASPGQDTDKIVTVCRNLRLSHVEVRTETSPDVRKYVVSVKSEVRHITLPSEIEVLRDMLQSLLADYVSPVVKHGFSLPDLRRVSKREILRVQGEVRRELGSYVEPPAHLYLVMRNLTAALRIVHLLEFVGTQGLEPTHRYVQGMYEEVRNKKASKGLRDLMTRSEFAQFERLLEALIAKGQRHPKADELVEIVSEQLSVDKDSRILVFTRFRDTAAEVARVIEELEDARVSRFVGQGSKGSDKGFTQRKQVEVLDGFRNNEFNVLVATQVGEEGLDIPECNLVVFYDCVPSIVPYIQRKGRTGRKMPGRIVVFVARNTHDEYYYWSVVSKLKRMPSMLKNAERESDRVLKSTEGEPERGVKSTEGEPKREQTTLDSFGDMGGPDSGTSTTTAHQKKDEDIIRLIVDTRELPTAVARELTRLGVEVYGEALEVGDYVASEEVAIERKETSDFVQSLIDGRLFVQLTALRSTYRRPVLIVEGERLIGQRAVNPASIYGALASIAVRIQVPILWSMDGEETANIIYRIARMEQVDSKRVLRIRAPESKASDAQVLEYILSGFPGIDSLLSRAILEEFGTLENVFNADEEALRRVRGVGPKTAGKLKRTLKTVYPGHIKHEETSRPED; from the coding sequence ATGTCCAGAGAAGTCCAGTTCGTTCAGATGCCACTCATCAGGGAACAGACGCTGGAAGAGAGGACGTACCAGACTGCGCTTGCGGAGATAGCCTCCAAAGAGAGTACAATGATTGTGCTGAGTACGGGGCTAGGCAAGACTGTGATTGCGGCACTGGTGGCAGCAAAGCAGCTTGCCAAGTGTCCGTCATCGAAAGTACTGTTTCTAGCTCCCTCCAGACCGCTTGTGGACCAACAGGCACGATTCCTCAGGAGAGCGCTGGAACTGGACGAGGACAGAATTGTTAGCTTGACCGGGCAGGACTCACCAGAACACAGGAAGGACTCCTGGGCTTCTGCTCGTGTCGCGGTGATGACACCACAGGCCCTGCAGAACGACCTGATCCAGAGGAATTACGACTTGGGAGAGGTCTCCCTGATCGTCTACGACGAGGCGCACAGGGGCGTGGGCAATTATGCATACACATTCATTGCAGAGATGTATGAGAAGCAGCGGGACCAACGTCTCTCACTGGGAATCACGGCATCGCCAGGACAAGACACAGACAAGATAGTCACAGTATGCAGAAATCTCAGACTATCTCATGTTGAGGTCCGGACAGAGACAAGCCCTGATGTGAGGAAGTACGTAGTCTCCGTTAAGAGTGAAGTGCGCCACATCACACTACCGTCAGAGATTGAGGTTCTTCGTGACATGCTCCAAAGTCTCCTAGCCGACTATGTATCGCCAGTGGTCAAACACGGGTTCTCACTTCCGGATCTGCGACGCGTCAGCAAGAGAGAGATACTGAGAGTCCAAGGAGAGGTGAGAAGAGAGCTGGGGTCATATGTAGAACCACCGGCCCATCTGTATCTCGTCATGCGAAATCTTACAGCTGCACTGAGGATTGTTCATCTGCTGGAGTTCGTCGGGACCCAAGGCTTGGAGCCCACACATAGATATGTGCAAGGAATGTACGAGGAGGTCAGAAACAAGAAGGCCTCCAAGGGGCTAAGGGATCTTATGACCCGGTCAGAGTTCGCCCAGTTTGAGAGACTGCTGGAGGCACTGATAGCCAAGGGCCAGAGGCATCCGAAGGCAGATGAACTTGTGGAGATAGTGAGCGAACAGCTCTCGGTGGACAAGGACTCGAGAATTCTAGTCTTCACACGGTTTCGCGACACAGCCGCTGAGGTCGCTCGTGTGATTGAGGAACTAGAGGACGCGCGAGTCAGCCGCTTTGTTGGTCAGGGCTCAAAGGGTTCTGACAAGGGATTCACTCAGAGGAAGCAAGTCGAGGTGCTTGACGGCTTTAGGAACAACGAGTTCAATGTCCTTGTGGCCACTCAGGTTGGGGAAGAGGGTCTTGACATTCCGGAGTGCAATCTGGTGGTCTTCTATGACTGCGTGCCGTCAATAGTGCCATACATCCAACGGAAGGGTAGAACAGGGAGGAAGATGCCAGGTAGAATAGTTGTATTCGTAGCGAGGAACACGCATGATGAATACTACTACTGGAGTGTGGTCAGCAAGTTGAAGAGAATGCCATCCATGCTGAAGAATGCAGAGAGGGAGTCAGATAGGGTCTTGAAGAGTACAGAGGGCGAGCCAGAGAGAGGAGTGAAGAGTACAGAGGGCGAGCCAAAGAGAGAACAGACCACGCTTGACAGCTTTGGAGACATGGGTGGACCAGACTCGGGAACGTCCACCACAACAGCCCACCAGAAGAAGGATGAGGACATAATAAGGCTCATTGTAGACACGCGGGAACTGCCAACCGCGGTAGCTCGAGAGCTGACAAGGCTGGGTGTGGAGGTCTATGGGGAAGCACTCGAGGTGGGGGACTATGTTGCGTCGGAAGAGGTGGCGATTGAGAGAAAGGAAACCTCAGACTTTGTGCAGTCCTTGATTGACGGCCGGCTCTTCGTTCAGCTGACTGCTCTTCGGTCTACGTACCGACGTCCAGTATTGATAGTAGAGGGGGAGCGGCTCATTGGACAGAGGGCTGTCAATCCGGCCTCCATATACGGAGCTCTAGCCTCGATTGCGGTACGTATCCAAGTGCCGATTCTGTGGTCAATGGACGGGGAGGAAACTGCAAACATCATCTACAGGATAGCTCGAATGGAGCAGGTCGATAGCAAGCGAGTCCTTCGCATAAGGGCTCCGGAAAGCAAGGCCTCAGATGCACAGGTTCTGGAATACATCCTGTCGGGCTTTCCTGGCATTGACTCACTCTTGTCTCGCGCCATTCTGGAAGAGTTCGGCACACTAGAGAATGTCTTCAACGCAGATGAGGAGGCGCTGAGGAGAGTCAGAGGGGTGGGTCCAAAGACAGCAGGAAAACTGAAACGAACACTAAAGACGGTGTATCCGGGACATATCAAGCACGAAGAAACTAGTAGACCTGAGGATTAG